AATATTTTCTTTATGCATTCGAGCAGATCCATTGTGATCTGTTCCCCATGGGTAAAACATGTTCCAATGTGCTTCAAAATTTTCTTGCGTATCAAAACTTGTTGAATCTAAATATACAATAGGTTTTATACTATCATTTTCAACAAAGGATATTAATGTTTTAATTGGGTTTAGTTTTGCAACATCAAGTTTTACAAAATTATCTGTTTTAGAAAAAGTCATAAAAATTATAAACAAAAGCGCAAACGGGGTCAACATTTTAAATTTCAATAAATGCATTCTAGATTTTTAAATAGAGTTGAAATGAAAAGAGAAGAAGATGACAAATCCTCTTCTCTTTCTATATAAGTTTTTAAACTCTAACTAATTTGCAACTACTATTTCCCAAGAAATAATATTGCAATAACGTCCAGGATCGCCAGAAGCCTGAATAGTTACCAATCCAACTGAAATATCTGAGATTTCATCTAAACTAAATTCCACTACGTAATTAACAGAGGATGTTTTTAGTATTCTTTTATAAGCTAAAACCTCTGGAGCAGCATCTAAATTTTCGACATCTGGTAAACCACCATTACCTTTTACTATTACGAAATAGGCTCCTCCTTCATCGGTTGCATCATGATTTGTATCTCGCAATGTAACCTTTAACTGAAATGTGGCTGGTTGAGCATTTACTACCTGATAAATTTTACCATTAGTAATTTCTGGAGAACCCCAGCCCGATTCTAAATTAAAGATATTACCATTCCATTCATCCCAGCCACCATAGCCACTATGATTTTTGGCTGCATCGTTTGTTATCCAAGGTTCTGCTAAAATTCCCCATCTACCAGAAGTGGCTGATGCTTGAAACGGAACCGCTGCATTTCCTAAAATTGGAGTTGGCACAGGTGTAATGGCTTCAAAATCGGTGAAAAAGTTATCTATAGCCTCTTCAACTGGGATAAATGCGGTACGGTAGCGGTAAGAAGACTCCTCCATATAATCTGAAATAAACAAACTAGATTCTGAAATATCTACAAAAATAGTTGTTAGTTCACCAGAAGTATTTGTATACTCAACTTCAGATCCGACAACGCCAGAATTTAAATCCATTTCAGCTAAATTTATAGTAAGTTCATTCCCAACTAAAACGTTATTAATTAAAGGCCTGTTAAATAAAGAAGCTATATACCTGTCTCCATAAACTTCAGCCGTTTTAGAAATTGGTATGGAACTATTACCTTCTGAGTCAAAAGTTCTAACAACAAAATTGAAGATATTTTCCTCAAGACCATCAATAATAGTTGAAACTTCATCTATATTAGACGTTCTGTTTACTGGTATTGAGATGGAATCTTTATTCGAATTCCAATATACACGAACTTCAGTTACTTTAGGATCTCCAATAATAAGTCCTTGCACTTTAACACGATTTTTTCCTGGAAATATTGTCAATGAATCAATAGCTCCTGTATATAAAACTTCTCCATCTTGAGTAAATTTTAGATACTCAGTATCACTGGTACAAGAATAAATTCCCAAAATTAATGCAACACTAAAACATGCTGCTATTATTTTACTTAATTTTTTCATCTTCTTCATTTTTTATAAATTCGGATTTCCATATACTTCAACTTCAGATACAGCCATGTATTCTCCACCTGCCCAATTTTCTAAACATTCTATTCTAAGATATCGAACTGCTGGTTTATCTATACTAATTTCATAGTCTGCACCATCTTGAGCTGCTACTAAATCATTATTATCCTCTTGTGCATAAGGTAAGCCTGAAGGCTTTATAACTTCATATTCTCCCATCAAAGTCCATCCAGATAAATCACCATCATTAAGTTCATTTGCTCCCCATATTCTAAATTTTCTCATAGCACCTAAATAATAGTATAATCTCTGTCCACCAATAGGCTCTGAAAACTGCCATATATGCAAACGACTTAATTTAGTTGTACGACCAATATCCCATGTTACCAAATGAGGACCAACATCTATTGTTCTACTTGTAAAATAGGTGTCACTCCAATCCAAGGTACCTCCATTAAACAAATCTCTCACCTCTGTATGCGAAGCAATTAATTCGGCATCATTTGGTAAAGTAATTGGGTTCATTCCTCCCCTTGGAATTATCGCCTCATAAAGTGGTTTTATTTGAGTAAATAAAGTATCCGTTACGTTTAACCATCTATCCCGAACTAGCAAAGCAAAATTTTGAGGAATAGTATCAAACCCTCTAAGACTTTGACCTATCTCACTTACTGAAGTATATATACTTCTTGAATCAGGTTCCCAATCACCTTGAATGTTTTTTTGCATTACCAGTAAAGCAATATCCTCTTCTGTTGGGTTTTCTGCTTCAATTCGGATACCACCAAAGTCTGGACTTGTACCTATAGATCTAAAAATAGCAAAAATAGGTGCTTCTAAAGGAGCTACAGTAACAGTAACTGGATCCGATTCTGTTTCACTTCGATTTACAGCATAAATATTCACCTCCTTTTCAGAAAGTCCTGTAAACCCTTCTAACTCCATAGAATTCTGATAATAAGAGGCTTTCACCTCCATTGAAGTTCCGTTTTCTAAAGTATATCTTGCAACTACGTACAGTAAATCTTTATCATCAGGTAGCGCGTATTCAAGTCTAACTTTACCTGGTAAATTTTCTATAGAAACATTTTCCACTATTCCCGGAGGGTTTGTGTTATTCTCTAGAGGTGCTGGCCCTTGTTCTTCTTCGCAACTAAACATAGCTACTAAAAGAGACCATACGATAATCCATGAGGATTTTATTAATTTTCGTTTCATAATAATTATATTTTTTACCAACCTGGGCTTTGAACCAGATTAGGGTTTTGAATTAATGTTATATCATAAATTGGCCAAAAATAGTCTCTTGGAGCTACAAACCTTTGTTGGTATAAAGTTAATACTTGGTAATAAGAAGCTTCTTTTGTTCCAAATACATTCCACCCTTTTACAGCTTGGTTAAACTCCCTTGTACCTTTTTTCCAGCGTTTAATATCCCAAAAGTTTTTACCTTCATAGGCTAACTCTATAGTACGTTCTCTATGAATTATTTCCCTCA
The nucleotide sequence above comes from Flavobacteriaceae bacterium HL-DH10. Encoded proteins:
- a CDS encoding DUF4998 domain-containing protein, which encodes MKKLSKIIAACFSVALILGIYSCTSDTEYLKFTQDGEVLYTGAIDSLTIFPGKNRVKVQGLIIGDPKVTEVRVYWNSNKDSISIPVNRTSNIDEVSTIIDGLEENIFNFVVRTFDSEGNSSIPISKTAEVYGDRYIASLFNRPLINNVLVGNELTINLAEMDLNSGVVGSEVEYTNTSGELTTIFVDISESSLFISDYMEESSYRYRTAFIPVEEAIDNFFTDFEAITPVPTPILGNAAVPFQASATSGRWGILAEPWITNDAAKNHSGYGGWDEWNGNIFNLESGWGSPEITNGKIYQVVNAQPATFQLKVTLRDTNHDATDEGGAYFVIVKGNGGLPDVENLDAAPEVLAYKRILKTSSVNYVVEFSLDEISDISVGLVTIQASGDPGRYCNIISWEIVVAN
- a CDS encoding DUF4959 domain-containing protein produces the protein MKRKLIKSSWIIVWSLLVAMFSCEEEQGPAPLENNTNPPGIVENVSIENLPGKVRLEYALPDDKDLLYVVARYTLENGTSMEVKASYYQNSMELEGFTGLSEKEVNIYAVNRSETESDPVTVTVAPLEAPIFAIFRSIGTSPDFGGIRIEAENPTEEDIALLVMQKNIQGDWEPDSRSIYTSVSEIGQSLRGFDTIPQNFALLVRDRWLNVTDTLFTQIKPLYEAIIPRGGMNPITLPNDAELIASHTEVRDLFNGGTLDWSDTYFTSRTIDVGPHLVTWDIGRTTKLSRLHIWQFSEPIGGQRLYYYLGAMRKFRIWGANELNDGDLSGWTLMGEYEVIKPSGLPYAQEDNNDLVAAQDGADYEISIDKPAVRYLRIECLENWAGGEYMAVSEVEVYGNPNL